Within the Miscanthus floridulus cultivar M001 chromosome 17, ASM1932011v1, whole genome shotgun sequence genome, the region tacagggttcggacacgccacccccatttatagagcgctATGTAGGGACGTCccgggttctcccttagagtataaaagggaagaaccggggccatttctagaggaGGGCAATAggcagaaagacgaacacacagatagaactacacactcctacactgcttgggaacaacgcctcaagcagcccgcgccaccctcgccgagacctggggctagctccctctctcacctagcttgtaaccccctactacgagcactccggtgcaaggaatacaagatcgatctctcagactggacgtagggcctcgattgcctgaaccagtataaaccttgtgtctctttgcatcaccatccgggattaggggcacgcagcacaaatttactcgttggttgagggacccccggttccaaaacaccgacaacttgAGTGTATGACACTGAAGTAGCACCATGCTCATGTAAGACAAAAAATAATAATGAACTTTTCCAGATAAAAGTGCAAGACTCAGATTTACATTGTGGAGTCTATATAACTTTATGGCGCACGGTCAGTGGCTGTGTTATGATTTGCATTATTTACAGTCAGCCTTAAATTCCTACATGCTTGCAAGCTGCAACACATATACGCTGGTTTCGTTTCTCTGGGGCCTGGCCCAAACTGCTTTAGATTCCGTGCGGAGCAGACACCAAGACTTTACTGCCTGGCGTCCTTCACTTCATcaacaatgcaatgcaatgcccgACGTTCGTTCTTCTGGTCTGTCCTGCCTAGCCTTTACTGCTGTTAGTTGGGTAGTTCTTTTCAGTTGTCACCACACACACTATTAGAGAGGAACCTGCACAGACGCAGTACATGAGGCGCTGCCACTGGAGCTTCGCTTAGGACAGTGGGACAAGTTCTCCGTAGTGGCCCGTCCAACACATCAGGACCATGTCCTGCTCCTGCATCTGATTTTGTTCAGGTTTTAGGTGAATGTTTCGTGCAAGTAGTACGGTTTCAAGTGCTGGGCCACAAGGATCCTGTAGTCCTGGGCTCCTAGCAAAGTACTTCAGCCAGAAGACGTTCAGTTCAAGTTTACTGAATTATGGTTCCTTGCACGAGAGGCGAAATTTATACCAAAATAGTTCGAGACATTGGGTGGGGATTAGTTCATGCGCCAGTATGCAGAGAAGTCATGTTCTTGTCATAACACAGGAGACACTATGCTAGAACTGGCTTTGGATTCCTTGAGCATGTTGCTGCCTGTGTTGCTGCTGGCTTTGATGCTGTTTCTACCTGAGCATTGCATAAACTACGCTTACTATGGCCAGGTAGTTCTGAATATACTGATAACACGAGGTATCTTTGAGCAAAGAGCGTGTCTGGACACCCTTTTAGCATCGCTGGTGGATTGTTCAGAAAATCTGACGGTAAGATCTGCTCGTCCAACATGGAAGTGGAACACTTTTAATCTTCTTTCTACAGTTTGTCTGCTCATCCTTTTGTGTCTGTATTTCCTCTGATCTCCCGTTGACATCTTTGTAGGATTTCAAAGAACAAGATGGGCTAAATAAGATTGCTGCTATTGTAAAAGATGCAAATAGGGACGACCATTATGACTAACAGCTTTATCACAATAAAATAATGTCTCTTTCTGTTCAGATTAAAATGTTCAGAGTTTCTGCTTCTTTACTCTGGAAATGCAAAAGAAAACTGTGGCGCAGCTTCCGAGTCTAATATGCAAGAAGAGTTGGAAAACGCTTTTGGAGAAAAATGTGCATCATTTATCTGCTCAATGAACCTATTCAGCTCAACTCTAGATTCACAAATGAGGCAATCTGAGCTGAGCTTTCTTGCAGAGCATGTGTTGGATTACATGTAGAGCCATACTAAAGATGACCATAATTTTGCCATTGCCTCCACAGATATGCAGCGGTCAGTGGTCGAAAACAGAGTTCGGTGCTCCAAAATGTATGTTTCCTATTAATTTGGGTAATTATTGACGGTGTTACTATATCAGCTCAACCCTGAGGTTTCATCTGCGTTAAAAGCGAGCAATGATTGCCTAAAGGAAATATGAATTAAGCTAACAATAAGTTTATACTGCATGTTTGCAGCAGAGCTATGTATCGTTTTATTAAGAAGAGAGTACTGAATGAATAATGCCATGCACACAACACACAAGACCCAAAcattctaatatatatatatatatatatatatatatatatatatatatatatatatatatatatatatatatatatatatatatatatatatatatatgggcgcCACACTTGAACAAAATGAACAAAATGACAAGCCAAATGCGCAAAAACaccaagggcctgtttggaacgcaggaattttaCAGGAATCAGTTCGATTTCACAAGAAAAACACAAGAACAGGGGATttttcctgcgttccaaacagaccCAACCCTCTAGAAGCCCCGGCCATACACCATAGGCACCCTCCTTTACCGTCCGCACCAGTATTGTTGACAATGCAGTCATTATGTGTTTCCAATATCACAAGCTGCTAATATGATCAAAGTATTTAGACCTAAACCCGAAATATTATCAGTGTCGTCATAACAAAATATGGTTGCTGACCACTAAGCTTGCCACACCACATCCTAATCTGAACCACGGATTCTTGGTCATTGGTTCAACGACACAACTATGACAAAACATACTTTCTTTGCCCCTTTCTCACTTGCAAGAAACTCATATttgtgccaaactttgccaaatgtgCTGGCCCAAGCAAGAAAATGGTTCAAATAGTACTAGCCTTGTAACAAacggtactccctccgttctaaatagTAGGTCGTTctccttttctagatacatagattttaTCAGACATAAAtatatttaggtgcatagcaaaactatgtacctaaaacaatagaatgacttacaatttggaacggagagagtagcATTTAAGGCATCCAAAGCAGCTACGGGAAGCAAACTGGGTTTTGAAGCAGACTAGGAAGAAACAATCACAAGCTGGGGTATGCGTGCACGGGAGCAGTATATGTTTGGAAATTACTGGTTTAACAATAAATAATCTATGAAGACCAACATCAATGAAGCAACATTCACAATTCACAAGCTGAGGTATGCAGGCATACGAGGGCATGTTTAACATAAACCATAGGAAAATTAGCATGGCAATTTCCAACTAATATCAAAATAAGAAGAAAGTGCAAGCATCATTCATCATCAATTTTGGCATTATAGGTTTCACATAAAAGGTATCTGATGAACAATAGCACCATCATGCTTTATTCAGATCCAATGCCTCAGGGAGCAATAATAGCATCTGGAATCTCCAACAAGCTGTGTTTGTGTCGGTCTTACTATGTTTTATTTCTAAATAGAGCTACTGGTGTACAAAGGTAGGAAACAAATGGAGGAAGATCAGCATCTGCAAGAAGTGTCATCAAGGAGAGCCAAAGCCACCGCCACCGGGCGTGAAAATCTGAAGAATGTCACCAGCACTAACCGTTACAGTGTTCTTTCCTCCAAGGTAAATCTTTCTACCATCTTTTCTGACTAAATAGTTTGCACCACGAGCTCCATCTTGTCCTCCTTTTAGTCCCCTGGGAGCATGCACCCGTCTCTCGGATAgaatgctcacaacaatagaCCGCCGGAATTCAATCTCCCTCACGAGGCCATCACCACCTCTGTGTAAACCAGAACCTCCACTGTTCTCCCTGATGCTAAATGTGTGCAAAAGAACAGGGTACCGCTGCTCAAAGATCTCAGGGTCAGTCATCCTTGTGTTTGTCATGTGACATTGAACACCACTAGTGCCGTCCCAGGTTGGCCCAGCTCCACATCCACCTCCAATGGTCTCGTAGTAACCAAAGGTGTCGTCCCCAAAGGTCAAATTGTTCATGCAGCCCTGAGAGCAGGCACAGGCTTGAAATGCCATTAGGATAACATCAGTCACTCTCTGAGATGTTAGCACATTGCCACCAACAACAGCAGCCTTGTCACTTGGTGAGAGGAAAGAGCCTTTAGGAATGAGGATCTTCACAGGTGCTAGGCAGCCCTGATTTAGCGGTATATCGACATCCACCAAGCACCGTAGGCAGTATATGACAGCAGCTGTTGTAACTGCTTCAGGAGCATTCCAGTTGCCATAGACCTCAGGACTGGTACCCTCAAAGTCAATTGTAGCTTCACCTTTAATAGCATCAAGGGTGAGTTTCAAGTGAAGGACAGAGCCATCATCCATATAATCTTCATCCTCAACAACACATGAtccattctcctttgcaactcTAGACGCAACTGTTTTGAGCATCTCTCTAACAGCTACCTCAGCATTCTTTTGAACATGGTTCATGTATGATTGAACAGTGACCAAGCCATACTGATTTATCAGTTCTTTGATAAGTGATATACCTCTCTGGTTTGCTGCAACCTGAGCATGGAGATCGGAAAGATTATCTTGGATCCGACGTGTTCCTGGGATCTTATAGCCAGCAAGTTCATCAGAGCAAGGTGACTGCAGCAACTGGACTATTCCTTCCTCTTGGAAAACACCCCTTTCGACAAGTTTAAATGCTCTGATGGCAGCACCTTCCTCCCAGATACATTTTGAGAAAGGAGGCATGCTTCCTGGCGTGATGCCACCAATCTCAGCATGGTGACCTCGACTAGCAACAAAAAAAACAAGCTTACCATGATCAAAAACTGGCGTGACAACTGTTATGTCTGGAAGATGGCTCCCCCCAGAACATGGATGGTTTGTTACAAGAACATCACCCTCATGGAGGTTATCACCCCAAAAATTAAGCTGCCAACACACAGTACTAGACATGGCTCCTAAATGCACAGGGACATGAGGTGCATTTGCAACAAGGCCACCATCTGGACCAAAGAGAGCACAAGAGAAGTCTAGCCTTTCCTTTATGTTAGTGGAAATTGAAGTTCTTTGAAGTGTCCGACCCATCTGTTCAGCGATACCCATGAATCGGTGATTGAAAATAGAAAGTTGGACCACATCTGCAACTTTCTCTGATATTGATACAGTGCATGGAGCAGCATTAATCTCTATTTTTATGTTACCATACTTTGTAATGATGGCTTTACAGTCTTTTTCTATGATCACAGTACTATTCCCATTCATAATAACTGCAGGACCCTCCAAGACATGGCCATAACCCAAATTCTCAAGCTTGTACAGCGGAGTATCTTGCCACCCACTTGAAAAATAAATCTGGCATGAACTTTCTTTCACAGGTTTGGTTGATATCTGCATCAATTCACGAGGCTGCAGGATGTTTGTACTACCGACACCCTGAACTCTCACATCACATATGAGTATTTTCCTGTATTGCAATTTGAAGCCATACTCTTGCTGAAATAATTTTTCAAACTCATCAGCATAGTCATTTCCAGATCCTTGCTCTGGCTGTTTAACCATGATGGCCGTATCAGTTCCCTCATACCTCAAATTCAAGTATGAATCTGTCCTGATGCTCTCCTCTCCAAAACCCTGCTCCATCAGCTTTTCTTTCACCTGTTTTACTAAAAGGACTTCTCTTCTAGATGCTTCTGCAGATGACTCGGTATTATAAACAGCAGAGTATGGTTCTTGCAAGTCTTCAATGACATCAGCAAGACCCATCCCATATGCACTCAATATTCCACAATATCGGTGAACAAGTACCTCAGACATACCCAAGGACCTTGCCATAGCGCATGCATGTTGTGGGCCAGCACCACCAAAGCATGCGAGGGCATGGTTCTTTGTATCATGCCCCTTCATTTCGGTTAGCTGGCGTATAGGCCGGCACATTGTCTCATTTGCGACATTGACAAACCCAAGTGCAATCTCTTCAATTGCCATGTCCTTTGCTGATGGGTCCTGACTCTTTCGGTGAGAGTTGATCTCAACTGCAAGATTTTCAAAGGCCTTTCTTGTAGCCTCATAATCAaggggcatatcttcatttggaCCAAATATTGATGGGAAGTACTCAGGAATAACAGTTCCTTGGATCAAATTGGCATCGGTAATTGCTAGCTCACCACCTTTTCGGTAACAGACTGGACCAGGGTGTGCCCCGACAGATTCTGGTCCAACCTTGAAAGCACCAAATTGAAACTTAAGCTTTGATCCACCACCAGCAGCCACAGTGTTTATGTCAAGCTGGGGAGCTTGAATAATTGCCCCAGCAATCTGTGTCTCCAGAACTTGTTCATAGCTTCCATCATAGCGGCTCACATCCGTGGATGTACCTCCCATGTCAAACCCAATCAGTGGCTTTGATGTCTCAAGTCCAAACAAGGTCTGCGAGTAGCCAACCACACCACCTGCAGGTCCTGATAATACCGCTTTATGCCCAGAGAATCTCCTCTCCGGTGCAAGTCCTCCATCTGATTGCATAAATAGCACATTCACTTGTTCAGAACCCCCTTCAAATCTCGACATGAATCCCGATAGGTACTCTTTGATGACTGGTGTGAGATACGCGTCCACACTTGCCGTCAGGCCCCGAGGCACTGCACGGACCATTGGTGTCAGCGATGAAGACAACGATACATGCTTGAATCCCATCCCCAGAGCTAACTTCTCAGCCAGGAGTTCATGGTGAGGATAAGTATACGAATGCATCAACACCACCGCCAAGCATCTGATCCCCTTGTCAAGCAAACCTTTCAGCAGAGGCTTCAATGCTTCGACATCAACAGGCTTTGCCACCCTCACCAGTTCCCCAGAGATCCCTTCAACAGATGACTCATCCCTGTCACTGTCACCATCCCGAACGAGCTCAACTCGTTCATCGACCTCAATCACCTCTTCATAAAGATTCGACGGCTTTGACACCTTGAGGTCGAATATGTTCGGGCGAGCCTGGTTGCCAATCTGGAGCAAATCCCTAAACCCCCTTGTCACACAAAGCGCAATCCTTTCGCCCTTCCTCTCCAGGAGGGCGTTCGTGGCGACCGTGGTGCCCATCCTGATCCACTCGATCTTGCCGGTGGGGATCTTGGCCGACCGGGGGATCCTCTCTCCGGAGAACTCCTCCAGGATCCTCCTAATCCCTTCGATGGGCGCGTCGTCATAGTTTGACGGGTCGACGGAGAGAAGCTTCGTGACATAGCCTTCTCTTCTCCCGGGTACCTCGGCATAGATGTCAGTGAAGGTGCCGCCCCTGTCAATGCAGAACCTGAACTTCTCCGCCGTGCCGCTGCCCATTGTACGTCCGCCTCTCCCAAAGTCAACACTCAGCAGGCGAAAAATTGGAGTTTTCTCTGAAAAGATCACAAAAGCAGGGTTGGTACTGGTACACCTGAGATTAATCTAGAAGTGATGGCTTACAGCCATGGCCCTGAGCTATGTTGCGAATTCCTTTAATCTAATCTACCGCAAATTAGACTAAAGAACAGCGGATTAGCAGGATATACACTGCCAGGGACGGAGCCAGGAAAAattttaggaggggctgaacaataGCGCTAGAGCAACGTAACCCCACTATGACCCCACTGAAAATTGAAATCTATCATGAGTTCATACAATCAGACAATCAAACATTCAATCATCCAATCACCAATCACAGACTCAGTTtcacagaagaaaaaaaaagtcacCTGCTCGCCTGGATGCCTGGAGCCCCCTCTCGCTCGGCCGCTCCCCACtcgccagccgccgccgccggcgtagCGCGTCGCCGTAGTCGTAGGAGCCGCGTCCGCGCGTGATGCGTGAAGCCGCCGCTCGAAGCCGATGTGTTGGGGACGGGCACGGTGGATACACGGGCCATACGTAACTACTACTTGGGCGGACAAGCGGCCCATTGTGTGATGTCACAGAGGCGAGGGCATGGCGATCGTGTTACAAGTGATTTTCGAGGcctttttttcctaaaaaaaaggTGATTTTCAAGGCCTTCACCCGTCaacttcaagcttcttcatctcACAATTTTGTTGTAGAACTTTTTAAAAATGTATTTGTACACATCAATTACAAAGTTTTGAGAATCTTCAGGCTTTTCTGTATATATTTTCCTTTTCCATAGAACCAAATCAAATTCTGAAAAGCTTCTCAAGATATTTTTCAcgagctctaaatattttatttgggtttgtagtgttctatgattttttttctaaaattttagaCTCTGTAACTAGGTGGCTAGCTAGCTTGATGGAGGCATCACCACGTGGCGCATGAGTCCTTTGGTCATCAACAAGCATGCACCCACATTGTTGAATCCATCTACATAGTGTGTAATGTGTGTGCCATGATTATTAGTAGGTAAGGTGATTCGGCGTGCGTGCATACGCGAACCTTCCTTTCTTGACTTGACCACGCCGCGCGCGGCGAAAGCGACCACAC harbors:
- the LOC136517377 gene encoding 5-oxoprolinase 1-like; its protein translation is MGSGTAEKFRFCIDRGGTFTDIYAEVPGRREGYVTKLLSVDPSNYDDAPIEGIRRILEEFSGERIPRSAKIPTGKIEWIRMGTTVATNALLERKGERIALCVTRGFRDLLQIGNQARPNIFDLKVSKPSNLYEEVIEVDERVELVRDGDSDRDESSVEGISGELVRVAKPVDVEALKPLLKGLLDKGIRCLAVVLMHSYTYPHHELLAEKLALGMGFKHVSLSSSLTPMVRAVPRGLTASVDAYLTPVIKEYLSGFMSRFEGGSEQVNVLFMQSDGGLAPERRFSGHKAVLSGPAGGVVGYSQTLFGLETSKPLIGFDMGGTSTDVSRYDGSYEQVLETQIAGAIIQAPQLDINTVAAGGGSKLKFQFGAFKVGPESVGAHPGPVCYRKGGELAITDANLIQGTVIPEYFPSIFGPNEDMPLDYEATRKAFENLAVEINSHRKSQDPSAKDMAIEEIALGFVNVANETMCRPIRQLTEMKGHDTKNHALACFGGAGPQHACAMARSLGMSEVLVHRYCGILSAYGMGLADVIEDLQEPYSAVYNTESSAEASRREVLLVKQVKEKLMEQGFGEESIRTDSYLNLRYEGTDTAIMVKQPEQGSGNDYADEFEKLFQQEYGFKLQYRKILICDVRVQGVGSTNILQPRELMQISTKPVKESSCQIYFSSGWQDTPLYKLENLGYGHVLEGPAVIMNGNSTVIIEKDCKAIITKYGNIKIEINAAPCTVSISEKVADVVQLSIFNHRFMGIAEQMGRTLQRTSISTNIKERLDFSCALFGPDGGLVANAPHVPVHLGAMSSTVCWQLNFWGDNLHEGDVLVTNHPCSGGSHLPDITVVTPVFDHGKLVFFVASRGHHAEIGGITPGSMPPFSKCIWEEGAAIRAFKLVERGVFQEEGIVQLLQSPCSDELAGYKIPGTRRIQDNLSDLHAQVAANQRGISLIKELINQYGLVTVQSYMNHVQKNAEVAVREMLKTVASRVAKENGSCVVEDEDYMDDGSVLHLKLTLDAIKGEATIDFEGTSPEVYGNWNAPEAVTTAAVIYCLRCLVDVDIPLNQGCLAPVKILIPKGSFLSPSDKAAVVGGNVLTSQRVTDVILMAFQACACSQGCMNNLTFGDDTFGYYETIGGGCGAGPTWDGTSGVQCHMTNTRMTDPEIFEQRYPVLLHTFSIRENSGGSGLHRGGDGLVREIEFRRSIVVSILSERRVHAPRGLKGGQDGARGANYLVRKDGRKIYLGGKNTVTVSAGDILQIFTPGGGGFGSP